A stretch of Antennarius striatus isolate MH-2024 chromosome 6, ASM4005453v1, whole genome shotgun sequence DNA encodes these proteins:
- the si:ch1073-145m9.1 gene encoding uncharacterized protein si:ch1073-145m9.1 isoform X1 has translation MGRDVLLDWPNVIGYVRIGCVFAAWASYHTPEVFVCLYGTNIVLDGVDGWLARRLGRSSRFGAWLDVVVDNLGRGMLWSLLYQWGWLVSALEWCVFVCNHGNSFTSIPPLVRAINGFWTPLGVWVMGGLHALPLWLYWCHWGSPAPPIQILGTLLLGAGRLLALTAEVGATCDDIIFMLVTSSSSVVCVDSHPVPHQPPHRPPRIICRTSQT, from the exons ATGGGACGCGACGTTCTGCTCGACTGGCCCAACGTCATCG gatACGTGAGGATCGGGTGTGTGTTCGCTGCGTGGGCCTCCTATCACACACcggaagtgtttgtgtgtctttacgGGACCAACATCGTCCTGGATG GAGTGGACGGCTGGCTGGCGCGGCGGCTGGGGCGGAGCTCCCGGTTCGGGGCGTGGCTGGACGTAGTGGTGGACAACCTGGGGAGGGGCATGCTGTGGAGCCTGCTttaccag tgggGCTGGCTGGTGTCGGCCCTggagtggtgtgtgtttgtgtgtaaccATGGTAACAGCTTCACCAGCATCCCCCCCCTGGTCCGGGCCATCAACG GGTTCTGGACGCCGCTGGGGGTGTGGGTGATGGGCGGGCTGCACGCCCTCCCCCTGTGGCTCTACTGGTGCCACTGGGGCTCACCGGCCCCCCCCATCCAGATCCTGGGGACTCTGCTGCTGGGGGCAGGACGGCTACTGGCGCTGACGGCGGAGGTAGGAGCGacctgtgatgacatcatcttcatGCTGGTGACATCATCTTCAT ctgtggtgtgtgtggactCACATCCAGTACCTCACCagcccccccaccgcccccccaGAATAATCTGTAGAACCAGTCAGACATGA
- the si:ch1073-145m9.1 gene encoding uncharacterized protein si:ch1073-145m9.1 isoform X2 has protein sequence MGRDVLLDWPNVIGYVRIGCVFAAWASYHTPEVFVCLYGTNIVLDGVDGWLARRLGRSSRFGAWLDVVVDNLGRGMLWSLLYQWGWLVSALEWCVFVCNHGNSFTSIPPLVRAINGFWTPLGVWVMGGLHALPLWLYWCHWGSPAPPIQILGTLLLGAGRLLALTAELWCVWTHIQYLTSPPTAPPE, from the exons ATGGGACGCGACGTTCTGCTCGACTGGCCCAACGTCATCG gatACGTGAGGATCGGGTGTGTGTTCGCTGCGTGGGCCTCCTATCACACACcggaagtgtttgtgtgtctttacgGGACCAACATCGTCCTGGATG GAGTGGACGGCTGGCTGGCGCGGCGGCTGGGGCGGAGCTCCCGGTTCGGGGCGTGGCTGGACGTAGTGGTGGACAACCTGGGGAGGGGCATGCTGTGGAGCCTGCTttaccag tgggGCTGGCTGGTGTCGGCCCTggagtggtgtgtgtttgtgtgtaaccATGGTAACAGCTTCACCAGCATCCCCCCCCTGGTCCGGGCCATCAACG GGTTCTGGACGCCGCTGGGGGTGTGGGTGATGGGCGGGCTGCACGCCCTCCCCCTGTGGCTCTACTGGTGCCACTGGGGCTCACCGGCCCCCCCCATCCAGATCCTGGGGACTCTGCTGCTGGGGGCAGGACGGCTACTGGCGCTGACGGCGGAG ctgtggtgtgtgtggactCACATCCAGTACCTCACCagcccccccaccgcccccccaGAATAA
- the si:ch1073-145m9.1 gene encoding uncharacterized protein si:ch1073-145m9.1 isoform X3 — MGRDVLLDWPNVIGVDGWLARRLGRSSRFGAWLDVVVDNLGRGMLWSLLYQWGWLVSALEWCVFVCNHGNSFTSIPPLVRAINGFWTPLGVWVMGGLHALPLWLYWCHWGSPAPPIQILGTLLLGAGRLLALTAEVGATCDDIIFMLVTSSSSVVCVDSHPVPHQPPHRPPRIICRTSQT; from the exons ATGGGACGCGACGTTCTGCTCGACTGGCCCAACGTCATCG GAGTGGACGGCTGGCTGGCGCGGCGGCTGGGGCGGAGCTCCCGGTTCGGGGCGTGGCTGGACGTAGTGGTGGACAACCTGGGGAGGGGCATGCTGTGGAGCCTGCTttaccag tgggGCTGGCTGGTGTCGGCCCTggagtggtgtgtgtttgtgtgtaaccATGGTAACAGCTTCACCAGCATCCCCCCCCTGGTCCGGGCCATCAACG GGTTCTGGACGCCGCTGGGGGTGTGGGTGATGGGCGGGCTGCACGCCCTCCCCCTGTGGCTCTACTGGTGCCACTGGGGCTCACCGGCCCCCCCCATCCAGATCCTGGGGACTCTGCTGCTGGGGGCAGGACGGCTACTGGCGCTGACGGCGGAGGTAGGAGCGacctgtgatgacatcatcttcatGCTGGTGACATCATCTTCAT ctgtggtgtgtgtggactCACATCCAGTACCTCACCagcccccccaccgcccccccaGAATAATCTGTAGAACCAGTCAGACATGA